The nucleotide window CGCGAAGATCGACGCGGCGGCGAGTCCGGGGGCGAGCAGCGGGAAGATGACGCGGCGGAAGGCTCCCATGCGGGTGCAGCCGTCCACCATCGCGGACTCCTCCAGCTCCACCGGGATGTTGATCACGAAGCCGCGGATCATGATGGTCGCGAAGGGCAGCGTGGACACCAGGTAGACGACGATGAGTCCCCAGTACTCGTCGATGCCGCCCATGGCGTTGAGCTGGAGGTAGATCGGGATCAGCATCGCGGTCGGCGGCAGCATCTGGACGAGGATCATCACCATCATCAGCGCCTTCCGCCCGAAGAAGCGGAAGCGTCCGATGGCGAGTGCCGCCAGTGTCGCGATGATCATACCGCCGACCACCGCGGTGACCGAGACGATCAGGCTCGACCGGATCGCGGTGCCGAAGTTGTCCTGCTCCACCGCGCGCGCGAAGTTGTCGAAGGTGAGCGAGGAGGGCCAGAGCGTCTGGTCGTAGGACCGGATCTCGTGGTTGGGGCGCAGCGAACTGATGATCAGCCAGTAGACCGGGAAGGCCATGAGCGCCGCGGTGACCAGGGCCACGATGTTGTAGCCGAGGCGGTTCCTCTTGCGGTCGGGCCGCAGCACCTGGGCGGGAGTGTCCGTGGCGGTGGAGGTGCTCGTTCGAGTGGACGTGCTCATTCGAGTGGAGGTGCTCATTCGACCTCTCCCGTCTTGATCAGCTGGCGCAGGTAGTACACGGCGACACCGGAGAGCATCAGGACGGTGATCAAGGCGATCGCGCTGCCCTGGCTGAAGGAGGTGGACTCGAACGCCTTGGAGAAGGAGTAGAGGCCGAGGGTCTCGTACTCCGGCTCGGGCTTGTTGCCCCGCAGCAGCCAGATCTGGCCGAAGACGTTGAAGTCCCAGATGACCGACAGGGTGGCGACCATGGTGAAGACGGGCTTGATGACCGGCCAGGTGACGAAGCGGTAGACACCGAACGCGGAGGCTCCGTCGAGGGAGGCCGCCTCCTCCAGTTCCTTGGGGACCTGGGTGAGGGCCGCGTACATCGTGATCACGACGAACGGGACGGCGCCCCAGACCACCAGCAGCGTGATGATGCCGAAGCCCTGCCACGGGTCGAGGAACCAGTTGTGGCCGAGCCAGTCCTCGTTGCCCGTGAGGTCGGCGAGGAGCGTGTTGATCAGGCCGTAGTCGGAGTCGGCCAGCCAGCGGAAGACCGAGGCGGCGACCATGAGCGGCATCGACCAGGCGGCGATGAGCGCGACGGTGAGGACGAGCCGGACCCAGGTGGACAGGCGCAGCATCATCAGCGCGATCAGCAGCCCGATGCCCATGGTCAGCACCACGCAGATCGTCATGAAGACGACCGTGCGGCCGGTGACCTGCCAGAACTCGGGGTCCCCCAGGATGTTGGTGAACTGCTCGAAGCCGACCCACGGCGTCTCGCCGTTGCCCCACAGGGCTGCCCGGCCCATGTCCTGGAAAGACATGATCACGGTCTTGATCAGCGGATAGACGTACACCGCGGCGATCGCGAGGATCGCCGGCAGGATCAGGAGGTACGGAAGGAGTTCACCTTTCTTCCGCTGCCTCCTGGCGCGCGGCTTGGCGTCCTTCGCGGGGGACGACGGCCCGGTTACTTCCGGACCACGTGGTACGGGTACCGGAGGCGGCCCGGCGGCCTTGGTGTCGGCGGCAGTCACGTGGCTGACCTTCCATCGGGATTCCGGGGGCTGCACCCGGAGATCACGGCATACGTCTGCGAAAGGAAGCGGGGGCCCGGTGCGTGCCGGGCCCCCGCCTGGAGAGCCGATGGCCCTGGGGTGCTACTTGTTGATCAGCGCGTTGATCTCGTCGTCGGCCTTCTTGGCCGCGTCGGCCACCGAGGTGCCCTTGAGGATCGCCAGGAGCATGTTCTCCAGGACCTCGTCCTTCTCGATGGACGTCCAGCCCGGCGCGATCGGCGTGAACCAGGCGTCCGGCACGGCGTTGGCGACAGCGGCCGTCTCCGGCTTCGCCTTCAGCGGCTCGAGCTGCTTCTCGTTGTTGGGCAGGATGTTCTTGGAGGCGAGCACCTCCATCGACTTCTCACTGGTGAAGAGCGAGACCCACTCCTGGCCGAGGTCCGTGACCTCGGACTTCGCGGTGATGGCGAGGTCCGAGCCACCGATGAAGGACGGGAGCGCCTTGCCCTCCGGGCCGGGCATACCGGCCGGGGCGATCTTGCCCTCGAGCTTCGGGTTGCCGTTGTTGGCACCGTCGGTGACGGAGCCGGCCTCCCAGCCGTTGCCGTAGATCAGGGCCGTCTTCTCGTTGGCCATGACGTTGGCGTGGTCCTGCTCGTCCTTGGTGATGTCGGCCTTGTTGTACTTCTTCACCAGGTTGACGAAGTGCTCGATGCCCTTCTGGGACTCGGCGGAGGAGAGGTTGCCCTTCCACTCCTTCGCACCCTCGTCGTACTCGGCGATGGAGCCGCCGTACGCCGCGACGTAGGACATGGCCGCGTACCAGTAACGGCCCGGCAGGTAGAGGGACGAGAAGCGCTTGTCCTTCTTGGTGTACTCGGCCGAGACCTTGTCGAGGGCGGTGAGCAGTTCGGCCTCGGTCTGCGGGAGCGCGTCGCTGCCCGTGCCGGCCTTGAACATGTCCTTGTTGTAGATCGCCACACGCGCACCGGCGTAGTAGGGCACGCAGAACTGCTTGCCCTCGAAGGTGCAGGTGTCCTTCAGACCCTTGATCCAGGTATCCGAGTTGTCGTACTTCTTGGGGTCGATCTCGGCGAGTGCGCCGTTCAGGATGTACTGCATCGTCTCGGTGTTGCCGAGTTCGACGACGTCCGGGAACTTGTCGCCGCCGAGGGCGGTGTCGAGCTTCTTGGCCTTGTCCGCCCACTGCTGGTACTGGACGTTGACCTTGACCTTCGGGTACTTCTTCTTGAACTGCGCGTTGACGTCCTTGACCAGTTCCGGCCAGGTGCTCTGCGCGTCGACCATCAGCCAGACGGTCAGTTCTTCGGAGCGGTCCTTCGGGTCCTTCGAAGCGTTGCCGCTGTCCCCGCCACACGCCGCAATACCGGACATCATCGCCGCGACGCCGACCGCCGCTATGAGCTTGCGCTTCATGCCACACCCTCCTCAGGGATACCAGCAACCCCCGCCCACCGCGGAAACGTACGACGAGTACTGCCTGTGGGGCTGGGACTTGGTCTTTAATGGTTTAGACCAGTACCGGGAGCTTGGCCTAGACCTTTAGGGGTGTCAAGGGTGTATAAGAAGTGCACTCGCGTCCGTTATCGGACCGACACCTAGGGGAGGGCGACGACCCGTGACCGGACCGTGCCACCATGTGAGCCGCTATAGACGGAGGAGCCGGTGACGGCAGCAACGCAGCAGTCGGGAAGGCGGGCCATGGATGCCGACGGGGGCAGTACGGGGAACGAGACCGGTGCGGGTACGCGTACGGCACGCGTACCGAAGTACTACCGGCTCAAGCGCCATCTGCTCGACATGACCGAGACACTTCCGCCCGGCACCCCCGTGCCGCCGGAACGGACCCTGGCCGCCGAGTTCGACACCTCGCGCACCACGGTGCGCCAGGCGCTCCAGGAACTGGTCGTCGAGGGGCGGCTGGAGCGCATCCAGGGCAAGGGAACCTTCGTCGCCAAGCCGAAGGTCTCCCAGGCGCTCCAGCTGACCTCGTACACCGAGGACATGCGCGCCCAGGGACTGGAACCCACATCCCAGTTGCTGGACATCGGATACATCACGGCCGACGACGCGCTCGCCGGCCTGCTCGACATCACCACGGGCGGCCGGGTGCTGCGGATCGAGCGGCTGCGCCTCGCCAGCGGTGAGCCGATGGCGATCGAGACCACCCACCTTTCGGCCAAACGCTTTCCCGCGCTGCGCCGTTCACTGGTGAAGTACACCTCGCTCTACACCGCGCTCGCCGAGGTGTACGACGTCCGGCTGGCCGAGGCCGAGGAGACGATCGAGACCTCGCTCGCCACCCCGCGCGAGGCGGGGCTGCTGGGTACGGACGTCGGTCTGCCGATGCTGATGCTGTCCCGTCACTCGATCGACGGGAACGGCGAACCGGTGGAGTGGGTGCGCTCGGTGTACCGCGGCGACCGCTACAAGTTCGTGGCCCGCCTGAAGCGGCCCACGGACTGAGTCCTGCCGCCCCGGCCTGCCAGGACCGCACGACGAACGGCCTCCGTGGAGTCATTTCCCCACGGGGGCCGTTCGCTGCGCCGGCGCGGACAGCTGGCGTGAACCAGTCCGTCCTTTCTCTCGTGAGTCCCACCGGGCGCGGGTATCGCCGAGACGTCACCGTTGCACTACCGCAATGCGGACAGGGGATGACGCTGGACGGACCGCTCGCCTAGATTGCGTGCGCATTACGCCAGGTGACGAGCGAGGGGACGGAGCACCACATGCCCGAAGACAACACCGGAAAACGACCAACGATCACACCCGTGCGGGTGGTTATCGCCCTGTGTCTCATCGCACCGTTC belongs to Streptomyces finlayi and includes:
- a CDS encoding carbohydrate ABC transporter permease gives rise to the protein MSTSTRTSTSTATDTPAQVLRPDRKRNRLGYNIVALVTAALMAFPVYWLIISSLRPNHEIRSYDQTLWPSSLTFDNFARAVEQDNFGTAIRSSLIVSVTAVVGGMIIATLAALAIGRFRFFGRKALMMVMILVQMLPPTAMLIPIYLQLNAMGGIDEYWGLIVVYLVSTLPFATIMIRGFVINIPVELEESAMVDGCTRMGAFRRVIFPLLAPGLAAASIFALVNAWNEYLFAYILINDNSKYTLNVWLMTFTTERGTDYGALMAASTLISIPVVIFFMIIQGKMATGLTSGAVKG
- a CDS encoding carbohydrate ABC transporter permease, translating into MTAADTKAAGPPPVPVPRGPEVTGPSSPAKDAKPRARRQRKKGELLPYLLILPAILAIAAVYVYPLIKTVIMSFQDMGRAALWGNGETPWVGFEQFTNILGDPEFWQVTGRTVVFMTICVVLTMGIGLLIALMMLRLSTWVRLVLTVALIAAWSMPLMVAASVFRWLADSDYGLINTLLADLTGNEDWLGHNWFLDPWQGFGIITLLVVWGAVPFVVITMYAALTQVPKELEEAASLDGASAFGVYRFVTWPVIKPVFTMVATLSVIWDFNVFGQIWLLRGNKPEPEYETLGLYSFSKAFESTSFSQGSAIALITVLMLSGVAVYYLRQLIKTGEVE
- a CDS encoding sugar ABC transporter substrate-binding protein; the protein is MKRKLIAAVGVAAMMSGIAACGGDSGNASKDPKDRSEELTVWLMVDAQSTWPELVKDVNAQFKKKYPKVKVNVQYQQWADKAKKLDTALGGDKFPDVVELGNTETMQYILNGALAEIDPKKYDNSDTWIKGLKDTCTFEGKQFCVPYYAGARVAIYNKDMFKAGTGSDALPQTEAELLTALDKVSAEYTKKDKRFSSLYLPGRYWYAAMSYVAAYGGSIAEYDEGAKEWKGNLSSAESQKGIEHFVNLVKKYNKADITKDEQDHANVMANEKTALIYGNGWEAGSVTDGANNGNPKLEGKIAPAGMPGPEGKALPSFIGGSDLAITAKSEVTDLGQEWVSLFTSEKSMEVLASKNILPNNEKQLEPLKAKPETAAVANAVPDAWFTPIAPGWTSIEKDEVLENMLLAILKGTSVADAAKKADDEINALINK
- a CDS encoding GntR family transcriptional regulator — encoded protein: MDADGGSTGNETGAGTRTARVPKYYRLKRHLLDMTETLPPGTPVPPERTLAAEFDTSRTTVRQALQELVVEGRLERIQGKGTFVAKPKVSQALQLTSYTEDMRAQGLEPTSQLLDIGYITADDALAGLLDITTGGRVLRIERLRLASGEPMAIETTHLSAKRFPALRRSLVKYTSLYTALAEVYDVRLAEAEETIETSLATPREAGLLGTDVGLPMLMLSRHSIDGNGEPVEWVRSVYRGDRYKFVARLKRPTD